The genomic DNA TACAGTTCAAAATATCTGGATGAGAACGGCGCACTGCTGAATATTCCGGCCGAGATGGACCGGGACACGATGGAGAAAATCCAGCAGACAGCACGTGAAACTTTCAGAGCGCTTGACTGTGAGGGCATGGCAAGAGTTGACGTATTTCTGACACCGGACGGGGAAGTGATTGTAAATGAAGTCAATACACTCCCCGGCTTTACGAGCATCAGTATGTATCCGAAACTGCTGGAAGCTTCAGGTGTACCGTACAGTGAAACACTCGACAGGCTGATTGAATTAAGTCTCGAGAGATATGAACGTTCTGAAAGATTAAAAACAGATATTTCTTAAGTAAAGGGGATCTATGTATGACAATCCGATTGGCTGTGTCTGAAGATGCTGCAGGTATAGCGAGAGTTCAAGTTGAAAGCTGGCGCACTACTTATCCCGGCATCGTGCCGAAAAGTTATCTCGACAGTCTGGATGTTAAAAAGCGGGAAAAAATCTGGAAGCAGGCAGCGAAGAACCAGCCGCTTTATGTTGCGGAAGCAGAAGGAGAAATCGTCGGCTTTGCAATCGGCGGTGAAAACAGGGATAAAGGTACGTATCCGGAATTTGACGGGGAACTGTATGCGATATATTCCTATCAGCATGTGCATGGAA from Jeotgalicoccus saudimassiliensis includes the following:
- a CDS encoding GNAT family N-acetyltransferase is translated as MTIRLAVSEDAAGIARVQVESWRTTYPGIVPKSYLDSLDVKKREKIWKQAAKNQPLYVAEAEGEIVGFAIGGENRDKGTYPEFDGELYAIYSYQHVHGNGTGRALFEHAARNLAERGYKKMIVSVLSQNPAVNFYQHMGGRYLGEETITIDGVDIQESFYGYDDINNI